The Stutzerimonas stutzeri DNA window TACAGCCGCAGGCCCGCATCCGTTTCGCGGTGCGCGAGACCGACCAGGGGCTGCTGATCGAGCGCCTGCAGCTATTGGAGCAGCAGCCATGATCGCCGCGCTGATTCGCTGGTCCGTGCTCAATCGTTTTCTGGTGTTGCTGACCACGCTGTTGATGAGCGCGGTGGGCATCTGGGCGGTGCGTACCACGCCGATCGACGCCCTGCCGGACCTTTCCGACGTGCAGGTGATCATCCGCACGGCGTATCCGGGGCAGGCGCCGCAGATTGTCGAGAACCAGGTGAGCTATCCGCTGACCACCACCATGCTCTCGGTACCGGGAGCGAAGACCGTGCGCGGCTATTCGTTCTTCGGTGACAGCTTCGTCTATGTGCTGTTCGAGGACGGTACCGATCTCTACTGGGCGCGCTCGCGGGTACTGGAATATCTCAGCCAGGTGCAGAGTCGGCTGCCGGCCGCGGCCAAGCCATCGCTGGGCCCGGACGCCACTGGCGTCGGCTGGATCTACCAGTACGCGCTGATCGACCGCAGTGGCGCACATGACCTGGCGCAACTGCGCAGCCTGCAGGACTGGTTCCTCAAGTACGAGCTGATCACCCTGCCCAACGTTGCCGAGGTGGCCACCATCGGTGGCATGGTCAAGCAGTACCAGGTGGTGCTCGACCCGCTGAAGATGGCCAGCCTGGGTGTGACCCAGGCGCAGGTGATCCAGGCGATCGAGATGGCCAATCAGGAGACAGGCGGCGCCGTGCTTGAGCTGGCCGAGACCGAGTACATGGTGCGTGCCTCGGGCTATCTGCAAACGCTCGAGGATTTTCGCAGCATCCCGCTGCAGCTCAGCGCTGCCGGCGTGCCGACGAGCCTGGGCGATGTCGCGCACGTCCAGCTCGGCCCGGAGATGCGCCGAGGCATCGCTGAGCTGGACGGGGAGGGCGAGACCGTCGGCGGCGTGGTGATCCTGCGCAGCGGCAAGAACGCGCGGGAAACGCTGGCCGCCGTGCACGCCAGGCTCGACGAGCTGAAGGGGAGCCTGCCTGCGGGCGTCGAAATCATTACCACCTACGACCGCAGCCAGCTGATCGACCGCGCCGTGAAGAACCTCAGCTTCAAGCTGCTGGAGGAGTTCATCGTCGTCGCGCTGGTCTGCGGGCTGTTCCTTTGGCACTTGCGCTCGTCGCTGGTGGCCATCGTCTCGCTGCCGATCGGCGTGCTGATCGCCTTTGCGGTCATGCGCTATCAGGGCATCAACGCGAACATCATGTCGCTGGGCGGCATCGCCATCGCCATCGGCGCAATGGTCGATGCCGCGGTGGTGATGATCGAGAACGCCCACAAGAAGGCCGAGGCCTGGCGGCATGCCAATCCCGGCCAGGTGCTGGAGGGCGACGAGCACTGGCAGGTGATGACCCGGGCGGCGCAGGAGGTCGGGCCGGCACTGTTCTTCTGCCTGCTGATTATCACCCTGTCGTTCATCCCGGTGTTTACCCTCGAAGCCCAGGAAGGCCGGTTGTTCGGCCCGCTGGCCTTCACCAAGACCTACGCGATGGCCGCCGCCGCGGGGCTATCGGTGACCCTGGTGCCCGTGCTGATGGGCTACTGGATCCGCGGCCGGCTGCCGGACGAGACGCGCAATCCGCTCAACCGCGGGCTGATCCAGCTGTATCGTCCGGCGCTGGAAGCGGTTCTGGCGCACCCGAAGTCGACCATCGTGGTGGCGCTGCTGGTGCTGGCCACCACGCTGTGGCCTGTCTCCCGGTTGGGCGGCGAGTTCCTGCCACCGATGGACGAGGGCGACCTGCTCTACATGCCTTCTGCACTGCCGGGGCTGTCCGCGCAGAAGGCCGTGCAGCTGCTACAGCAGACCGACCGGATGATCCGCACGGTGCCGGAGGTCGAGACGGTGTTCGGCAAGGCCGGGCGCGCCGAGTCGGCCACCGATCCGGCGCCGCTGGAGATGTTCGAGACCACCATCCGTTTCAAACCGCGCGAGCAGTGGCGTGCCGGGATGACCCCGGAGAAACTGGTCGAGGAGCTGGACCGCGCCGTGCAAGTGCCGGGGCTGACCAACATCTGGATTCCGCCAATCCGCAACCGCATCGACATGCTCGCCACCGGCATCAAGAGTCCCATCGGGGTGAAGATCGCCGGTGCCAACCTGGAGGAGGTCGACCGTGTCAGCCAGCAGGTGGAAGCCGTGGCCAAGCAGGTGCCGGGGGTAAGCTCGGCGCTGGCCGAACGGCTTGTCGGCGGGCGCTACATCGATATCGACATCGACCGACGCGACGCGGCGCGCTACGGGCTGAACATTGCCGACGTGCAGTCCATCGTGGCCAGCGCCATCGGCGGCGAGACCGTCGGCGAAACCGTGGAAGGGCTGGCGCGCTACCCGATCAGCGTGCGCTACCCGCGTGAATGGCGCGACACCCCGCAGGCGCTCGAGCAACTGCCGATTCTCACCCCGTTGGGCAGCCAGGTTACCCTCGGCAGTGTGGCGCGAGTGCGCGTCAGCGACGGCCCGCCGATGCTGCGCAGCGAGAACGCGCGGCTGGCCGGCTGGGTGTACGTCGATGTGCGTGACCGCGACATCGCCTCGGTGGTTGCCGACCTGCGCCGGGCCGTCGCCGCCGAGGTCAGCCTGCTGCCGGGCATGAGCCTGAGTTACTCGGGGCAATTCGAATTCCTCGAACGCGCCAACGAGCGGCTCAAGCTGGTGGTGCCGGCCACGCTGCTCATCATCTTCGTGCTGCTCTACCTGACGTTCGGCCGTCTGGACGAGGCGCTGCTGATCATGCTCACGCTGCCGTTCGCGCTGACCGGAGGTGTCTGGTTCCTCTACCTGATGGGCTACAACCTGTCGGTGGCCACGGGCGTTGGCTTCATCGCGCTGGCTGGCGTCGCCGCGGAGTTCGGCGTGATCATGCTGCTCTATCTGAAGAACGCCTGGACCGAGCAGCAGCAAAAGGGGCTTCTCGACGAGGCGGCGCTGTGCGAGGCCATCCGTGAGGGCGCAGTGCAGCGTGTGCGGCCCAAGGCAATGACCGTGGCGGTGATCGTCGCCGGGCTGCTGCCGATCCTGCTCGGCGCCGGTACCGGCAGCGAGGTGATGAGCCGTATCGCCGCGCCGATGGTCGGAGGCATGCTCAGCGCGCCGTTGCTGTCGCTGTTCGTGATTCCGGCCATCTATCGGCTGATGCGCAAGCCCGGTGGGAGCCGCGCAGCCGGGCTACAGCAGCAATAGCAGCCCCGAATAGCCCAGCGACCCGAGGAGGAACGCGCCGAAACGGCTGTTGCGCTCGGAAGGCAGTTCTTCCTTGAGCACATTGAGGATGATCGCCCCTGCAATAAAGGCGGTCACGGCCGATACGCCCAACTCGGACAGCTCTGTGGTTGCGCCGACCGCCCAGCCGACCAGCGTGGCGGCCGCCAGGATCCAGCGGCCGCTGCGGGCGAACAGCTGCTGATGGTCGTGCTGAAGGGCGACATCGTTGACCATGAAATGCAACGCCATGGCGACGCTGTACCAGATCAGCTCCAGGGTCTGCGCCGGATCGCGGTTGGCGAGGATGTAGCCGATCAGTGCGTTGTATCCGCCGAAGGCGGCGATATGCAGCCAGAACACGCCGGCATGAGTTGGCTCGTCGTCGGAACGCTCGCTACGGTGAGACTTGATCAGCCGCTCCAGCCCGTAGAAGCCGGCCAGGCCGATCAATGCCAGCAGGTAGGCATGATGTTCGAGGTAGCGCAGCGGGTGAAAACCGCTATCCTCCATGACCTGCTGGCCCTGTGCCAGCTCAGGTAACAGGTGAACGAATACGTAGGCCACTGCCACGCCACCGGCCATCGATAACCAGCGGCTGCGGGGCAGGCTGTGCAGCTTGCTCAGCCTGCCTGCCGCCAAGTGGGTCAGCGTCAGCACCAGAGCGGCAATGAATGTGAGCATGGGAATCCTGAGCGAAAGCCTCAGGGGTTGAGACTTTGACCGTCCATCGGCGTTCAGCATGCAGTTCGTCGGCTGCTGCGGCCGACTACTGATCTCGATCAGTTAGCGGCGTCTTGATCGGTCCGGTCGATGATTTTTTTGGTAGAGTTCGCTCCTGAAAAAGCGAGCAGCCAAGCCAGCTTTCAATACGGTCAATGAGGTGTCTGCTTGATTAGGGTGCTGGTGGTCGATGACCACGATCTGGTTCGTACGGGCATCAGTCGCATGCTGGCGGACATCTCCGGCCTTCAGGTGATAGGTCAGGCGGATTCCGGTGAAGACGCGATCCGCAAGGCTCGGGAACTCAAGCCCGATGTGGTGCTGATGGACGTCAAGATGCCGGGCATCGGTGGCCTGGAGGCGACCCGAAAGCTGCTGCGCAGCTACCCTGACCTCAAGGTCATTGCCGTTACCATCTGCGAAGAAGATCCGTTCCCTACGCGGCTGCTGCAGGCCGGGGCGGCGGGTTATCTGACCAAGGGCGCGGCCCTGGAAGAGATGGTGCAGGCCATTCGCATGGTGTTCGGCGGCCAACGCTACATCAGCCCGCAGATTGCCCAACAGCTGGCGCTCAAGTCGTTCCAGCCCCAGCTCAGCGAATCGCCGTTCGATCTGCTTTCCGAACGGGAAATCCAGATCGCGCTGATGATCGCCAATTGTCAGAAGGTGCAGAGCATCTCCGACAAGCTCTGCCTGTCGCCGAAAACGGTGAACACCTACCGCTATCGCATCTTCGAAAAGCTGTCGATCACCAGTGATGTCGAGCTGGCCCTGCTGGCGGTCCGCCACGGGATGGTCGACACCGTCAACTGATGACAGAAGCCTTCGATTCCTCGGCGTTCCTGGCCGCCTGCAGCGGCCGGCCGGGCGTCTATCGCATGTTCGACGCGCAGGCCAAGCTGCTCTATGTCGGCAAGGCGAAGAACCTGAAAAAGCGCCTGGCCAGCTATTTCCGCAAGACCGGGCAGGCACCCAAGACCGCTGCGCTGGTGGCCAAGATCGCGCAGGTCGAGACCACCATCACCGCCAACGAAACCGAGGCGCTGCTGCTTGAGCAGACGCTGATCAAGCAGTGGCGGCCGCCGTATAACATCCTGCTGCGCGACGACAAGTCCTATCCCTATGTCTTCCTCTCGGCCGGCGAGTTTCCCCGGTTGAGCATCCATCGCGGTGCCAAGAAGGAACCCGGGCGCTATTTCGGCCCCTATCCGAGCGCCGGAGCTATTCGCGAAAGCCTGAGCCTGCTGCAGAAGGCCTTCTTCGTGCGGCAATGCGAGGACAGCTATTTCCGCAACCGCACCCGACCCTGCCTGCAGTACCAGATCAAGCGCTGCAAGGCGCCTTGCGTGAAGCTGGTCGATCCGCAGGAGTACGCCGAAGACGTGCGTCACTCGGTGATGTTCCTCGAGGGCCGCAGCAACGCCCTGGCCGAGGAACTGTCGCGCAACATGGAAAAGGCGGCGATGAACCTGGACTTCGAGCGCGCCGCCGAGATTCGCGACCAGATCGGCATCCTGCGCCGTGTGCAGGATCAGCAGAGCATGGAAGGTGGTTCGGGCAACGTGGATATCGTCGCCGCAGTGGTCAGCCCAGGCGGCGCTTGCGTGCACCTGATCACCGTACGTGGCGGCCGCGTGCTGGGCAGCAAGAACTTCTTTCCGCAGGTGGCCATCGAGGAAAGTGTCAGCGAGGTGCTGCAGGCCTTTCTGGAGCAGTACTACCTTGGCGCTACGGAACGCGACCTGCCGAGCGAGCTGATCGTCAATGCCGTGCACGAGGATTTCGCCACGCTGATCGACGCCATTTCCGAGCTGCGCGGCGTGGAACTTACCATCACCCATCGCGTACGCGCGACGCGGGCGCGCTGGCAGCAACTGGCGCTGACCAACGCCGAGCAGGCCCTGGGCGCGCGGCTGGCCAATCGTCAGCATCTGTCGGCGCGCTTCGAGGCGCTGGCCGAAGCGCTGGAACTCGATGAGCCGCCGATGCGGCTGGAGTGTTTCGACATCAGTCATTCCAGCGGTGAAGCGACCGTCGCCTCCTGCGTGGTGTTCGGCCCCGAAGGCCCGCTGAAATCCGATTATCGGCGCTACAACATCGAGGGCGTGACCGCTGGCGACGACTATGCAGCGATGCATCAGGCGCTTTCCCGGCGTTTTCGCAAGGCGGCAGAGGGCGAGGGCAAGCTACCGGACATCCTGCTGGTCGACGGTGGCAAGGGTCAGCTCAATATGGCCCGCGAGGTGCTGGAGGAACTGGCCGTGCCGGAACTCATCCTGCTTGGCGTGGCCAAGGGGGTCACCCGCAAGCCGGGCCTGGAAACTCTCTATCTGAACGACGCCGCGCATGAGTTCACGCTGCCGGCCGACTCGCCTGCGCTGCACCTCATCCAGCAGGTGCGCGACGAAGCGCATCGTTTCGCCATCACCGGCCATCGCGCTCGCCGCGGAAAAGCCCGGCGCACTTCGACGCTGGAGGACGTTCCGGGCATCGGACCCAAACGCCGCCGCGAACTGCTCACGCATTTCGGCGGTCTTCAGGAACTGTGCAGGGCCAGCCTCGACGAGATCGCCAAGGCGCCCGGCATCAGTAAAAAGCTGGCCGAGTCGATTTATGCGGCTCTGCACAGTGAGTAAACTGTCCCCCGAATTCCGCCGATCAGTGGTACCGATGAATATCCCGAACCTGCTCACCGTTCTGCGCGTGCTGCTGATACCCATCTTCATCCTGCTTTTCTATCTCCCGTTCTACTGGAGCTACCTGGCCGCCAGTGCCGTGTTCACCATCGCGGCGCTTACCGATTGGCTCGATGGCTATCTGGCGCGCCGGCTGGAGCAGAGCACGCCGTTCGGCGCCTTTCTCGACCCTGTCGCCGACAAGCTGATGGTGGCGGTCGCCCTGGTGCTGCTGGTGGAAGAGCATTCCAACCTCTGGCTGACACTGCCAGCCGCCATCATCATCGGCCGCGAGATCGTCGTCTCGGCACTGCGGGAGTGGATGGCCGAGCTCGGTGCCCGCGCACAGGTCGCGGTGTCGAATCTCGGCAAATGGAAGACCGCGGCGCAGATGGTGGCGCTGGTGATCCTGCTGGCCAATCCGCCGCAGCCGACAATATGGGTCGGCATGGGGTACGCATTGCTCATCGTCGCGGCAGGGTTGACGCTGTGGTCGATGATCAATTACCTGATGGCTGCCTGGCCGCACCTGAGCACTACGGAAAAGAAATAAAAACTTTTTTAATCAAAGGGTTGACGGCAGCTTTCGATCGTATAGAATGGCGCCCGTCACCAAGACAACGCGGGAATAGCTCAGTTGGTAGAGCACGACCTTGCCAAGGTCGGGGTCGCGAGTTCGAGTCTCGTTTCCCGCTCCAGTTTGTAAGATCGCGCCGCAGAAATCATGCGGCGCCTTCGTTTTGAGGCCGGTTGGCAGAGTGGTTATGCAGCGGATTGCAAATCCGTGTACGCCGGTTCGATTCCGACATCGGCCTCCATATTGAAGAGCCCCAAGCAATTCGTTGCTTGGGGCTTTTTCTTTTGCGTCCCAGGACGCGCGGCCACCGGTACTGCCAGTGAGTGGCGGCAAGCGATTCCGCCGCTGCTATCTATACTGCATGGGCGCATCTCGCTCAGGAGAATAGCCATGCGACGCCTCTCAGCCTTTGCCTTCGCGATTCTGTTCAGCTCGCCACTGCTGGCGATGCATTGCCCCATGGACATGGCCAAGATCGACGAACTGCTCAAGACCAACCCACCGAAAGACGCGGCCACCCTGCAGCAGGTGCGCGAACTGCGCGCCGAAGGTGAGCAGTTGCATCAGGCCGGCAAGCACGCCGATTCGGTACGCGTACTGGGACGAGCGCTGTACCTGCTGGGTCAGAAACCCTGATCAGCGGACGCGGCGAACGCCAACCAGCAGCCAGAACAGCAGGCCCAGTACTGGGAAGAGGGCGATACCGATCGCCCAGAGCGCCTTTGCGCCCACGCTTCGCTCGCTTTTGAACACGCTGATGATCGCCAGCAAGTTCAGCGCGATGAGCGCCACCGCGGCTGCGATGGCCAGGTAAGTCATCGAATCGGACACTTCACATTTCTCCTGATGGCTCAGTTTATGAGGCCGCGAACCGTGCAGGAGGGTTCCGTGCCGTTAAATGCATCAAATGATGCGATGTGCGAGGCCCGGTTCTAGGTTCAGCCCAGCAGCTGCTGGAGTTCGTCGCTGCTGGGCACCTTGTCCTCGAAGAGGGGCGCCGGCGTGCGCATGCCCCCCGGGCATCTCAAGCTGATATTCCAGACCGAGGCGACGTGCCACTGCTTCGGTATTGGCAATGAGCTACTGGCACTTGGCACAGCCGGAACCGTTTATCGTCGTCCTCACATCAGTGGTGCATAGACCACCACCAACGTGCAGTACACCACCTCTTTTTTGGGTGCGCCGCACCGTGTGAATCACCAGCATGTTCGGCAGGGGCAGCGCAGGGCCGGCGAGCAAAATCGCCAGTGCTCCGAAGGCCTTCGACGATTGGCACTCCTGTCAGCGTGGAAAAGCACATGAAGGTGCCAGTAGTTAAGCGAGGAGGGTAAGCGCAGGGCTATGTTCGGTTAGCCGTCAGCGCGCGGTTGTACCAGTCGCGGCTGCGATTGACGCTGCGCACCAGCCAGAGCATCACCGGCACCTCGATCAGCACGCCGACCACCGTGGCCAGTGCGGCACCTGAGTTGAAGCCGTAGAGCACGATGGCGACGGCCACCGCCAGCTCGAAGAAATTCGAGGCGCCGATCATGGTCGACGGCCCGGCCACATCGTGGCGCACCTGGAAGCGGCGATTGAGCCAATAGCCCAGCCCGGCGATCAGCAGCGTCTGCAGCAGGATGGGCACGGCCAGCATGGCGATGATCAGCGGCTGGGCGACGATGGCCTTTCCCTGGAAGGAGAACAACAGCACCAGGGTGGCCAGCAGCGCAACGATGGAGAATGGTTGCACTCTTGCCAGGGCGGCGTGGAATGCCTCTTCGCCGCGCTTGAGCAGGCGCGCGCGAATGATCTGGGCGATCGCCAGCGGGATGACGATGTACATCACTACCGAGAGCAGTAGCGTGTCCCAAGGCACTGGAATCGAAGACACACCGAGCAGCAGTGCGACGATCGGGGCGAAGGCGAACACCATCACCACGTCGTTCAGTGCGACCTGGGTCAGGGTGAAGTTGGCGTTGCCGTTACAGAGGTTGCTCCATACGAAGACCATTGCGGTGCAGGGCGCCGCGCCCAGTAGGATCAAGCCGGCCATGTAACTGTCCAGTTCGGCGGCCGGAAGCCAGGGCGCGAAGACCTGTTTGATGAACAGCCAGCCCAGCAGCGCCATGGTGAACGGCTTGATGGCCCAGTTGACGAAGAGCGTGATGCCCATGCTCGCCCGCTGCGCGTAGACCTCCCGCAGGGCGGAGAAGTCGATCTTCATCAGCATGGGGATGATCATCACCCAGATCAGCAGGCCGACCGGGATGTTCACGTGGGCCACTTCCAGGGCGCCCACGGCCTGTGCCGCAGCGGGCATGCCAAGCCCGAGCAGCGTGCCGACAATGATGCAGAGGAATACCCAGAGGGTGAGGTAACGCTCGAAGAAGCCCAGTGGCGCCCCGGCCTGCTTGCTGGTCACTTCGCATTGAGTGGACATCTGGAACCGTACCTTTTCTTTCTGTAGGTGGTGGGTTGTGTCGCCGCGCTAGCGGGATTGTGCGGACAGCGCTTCGACCACTTCGTCGACCGTACTTCGGGCGCTGCGCGTAACGCCGATCAGCGTGGCAGATGCCGTGCCGGTCCACTCGCCGTAGCCGACCAGCCAGAGATTGGGCTGTTTCACGGCTCGGGTCCCTGCTACCTGCACCTTGCCGTCGGCCTCCACCAGCCCGCACAGGTGAAGATGATCGAGCGCCGGGCGAAAGCCGGTGCACCAGACCACCGCATCGAGGCGAGTCTGACGGC harbors:
- the arsB gene encoding ACR3 family arsenite efflux transporter — protein: MSTQCEVTSKQAGAPLGFFERYLTLWVFLCIIVGTLLGLGMPAAAQAVGALEVAHVNIPVGLLIWVMIIPMLMKIDFSALREVYAQRASMGITLFVNWAIKPFTMALLGWLFIKQVFAPWLPAAELDSYMAGLILLGAAPCTAMVFVWSNLCNGNANFTLTQVALNDVVMVFAFAPIVALLLGVSSIPVPWDTLLLSVVMYIVIPLAIAQIIRARLLKRGEEAFHAALARVQPFSIVALLATLVLLFSFQGKAIVAQPLIIAMLAVPILLQTLLIAGLGYWLNRRFQVRHDVAGPSTMIGASNFFELAVAVAIVLYGFNSGAALATVVGVLIEVPVMLWLVRSVNRSRDWYNRALTANRT
- a CDS encoding efflux RND transporter permease subunit, translating into MIAALIRWSVLNRFLVLLTTLLMSAVGIWAVRTTPIDALPDLSDVQVIIRTAYPGQAPQIVENQVSYPLTTTMLSVPGAKTVRGYSFFGDSFVYVLFEDGTDLYWARSRVLEYLSQVQSRLPAAAKPSLGPDATGVGWIYQYALIDRSGAHDLAQLRSLQDWFLKYELITLPNVAEVATIGGMVKQYQVVLDPLKMASLGVTQAQVIQAIEMANQETGGAVLELAETEYMVRASGYLQTLEDFRSIPLQLSAAGVPTSLGDVAHVQLGPEMRRGIAELDGEGETVGGVVILRSGKNARETLAAVHARLDELKGSLPAGVEIITTYDRSQLIDRAVKNLSFKLLEEFIVVALVCGLFLWHLRSSLVAIVSLPIGVLIAFAVMRYQGINANIMSLGGIAIAIGAMVDAAVVMIENAHKKAEAWRHANPGQVLEGDEHWQVMTRAAQEVGPALFFCLLIITLSFIPVFTLEAQEGRLFGPLAFTKTYAMAAAAGLSVTLVPVLMGYWIRGRLPDETRNPLNRGLIQLYRPALEAVLAHPKSTIVVALLVLATTLWPVSRLGGEFLPPMDEGDLLYMPSALPGLSAQKAVQLLQQTDRMIRTVPEVETVFGKAGRAESATDPAPLEMFETTIRFKPREQWRAGMTPEKLVEELDRAVQVPGLTNIWIPPIRNRIDMLATGIKSPIGVKIAGANLEEVDRVSQQVEAVAKQVPGVSSALAERLVGGRYIDIDIDRRDAARYGLNIADVQSIVASAIGGETVGETVEGLARYPISVRYPREWRDTPQALEQLPILTPLGSQVTLGSVARVRVSDGPPMLRSENARLAGWVYVDVRDRDIASVVADLRRAVAAEVSLLPGMSLSYSGQFEFLERANERLKLVVPATLLIIFVLLYLTFGRLDEALLIMLTLPFALTGGVWFLYLMGYNLSVATGVGFIALAGVAAEFGVIMLLYLKNAWTEQQQKGLLDEAALCEAIREGAVQRVRPKAMTVAVIVAGLLPILLGAGTGSEVMSRIAAPMVGGMLSAPLLSLFVIPAIYRLMRKPGGSRAAGLQQQ
- the uvrC gene encoding excinuclease ABC subunit UvrC — its product is MTEAFDSSAFLAACSGRPGVYRMFDAQAKLLYVGKAKNLKKRLASYFRKTGQAPKTAALVAKIAQVETTITANETEALLLEQTLIKQWRPPYNILLRDDKSYPYVFLSAGEFPRLSIHRGAKKEPGRYFGPYPSAGAIRESLSLLQKAFFVRQCEDSYFRNRTRPCLQYQIKRCKAPCVKLVDPQEYAEDVRHSVMFLEGRSNALAEELSRNMEKAAMNLDFERAAEIRDQIGILRRVQDQQSMEGGSGNVDIVAAVVSPGGACVHLITVRGGRVLGSKNFFPQVAIEESVSEVLQAFLEQYYLGATERDLPSELIVNAVHEDFATLIDAISELRGVELTITHRVRATRARWQQLALTNAEQALGARLANRQHLSARFEALAEALELDEPPMRLECFDISHSSGEATVASCVVFGPEGPLKSDYRRYNIEGVTAGDDYAAMHQALSRRFRKAAEGEGKLPDILLVDGGKGQLNMAREVLEELAVPELILLGVAKGVTRKPGLETLYLNDAAHEFTLPADSPALHLIQQVRDEAHRFAITGHRARRGKARRTSTLEDVPGIGPKRRRELLTHFGGLQELCRASLDEIAKAPGISKKLAESIYAALHSE
- the uvrY gene encoding UvrY/SirA/GacA family response regulator transcription factor; the protein is MIRVLVVDDHDLVRTGISRMLADISGLQVIGQADSGEDAIRKARELKPDVVLMDVKMPGIGGLEATRKLLRSYPDLKVIAVTICEEDPFPTRLLQAGAAGYLTKGAALEEMVQAIRMVFGGQRYISPQIAQQLALKSFQPQLSESPFDLLSEREIQIALMIANCQKVQSISDKLCLSPKTVNTYRYRIFEKLSITSDVELALLAVRHGMVDTVN
- a CDS encoding PLDc N-terminal domain-containing protein; its protein translation is MTYLAIAAAVALIALNLLAIISVFKSERSVGAKALWAIGIALFPVLGLLFWLLVGVRRVR
- the pgsA gene encoding CDP-diacylglycerol--glycerol-3-phosphate 3-phosphatidyltransferase, which gives rise to MNIPNLLTVLRVLLIPIFILLFYLPFYWSYLAASAVFTIAALTDWLDGYLARRLEQSTPFGAFLDPVADKLMVAVALVLLVEEHSNLWLTLPAAIIIGREIVVSALREWMAELGARAQVAVSNLGKWKTAAQMVALVILLANPPQPTIWVGMGYALLIVAAGLTLWSMINYLMAAWPHLSTTEKK